A genomic stretch from Gallus gallus isolate bGalGal1 chromosome 13, bGalGal1.mat.broiler.GRCg7b, whole genome shotgun sequence includes:
- the DCK2 gene encoding deoxycytidine kinase 2: protein MSAPAKRRCRGPAADLDSSFQKRLRKISIEGNIAAGKSTLVRLLEKHSDEWEVIPEPIAKWCNIQTSEDECKELSTSQKSGGNLLQMLYDKPTRWAYTFQTYACLSRVRAQLKPISAKLHEAEHPVQFFERSVYSDRYVFASNLFESGNINETEWAIYQDWHSWLLNQFQSEIELDGIIYLRTTPQKCMERLQKRGRKEEEGIDLEYLENLHYKHETWLYEKTMRVDFENLKEIPILVLDVNEDFKNDKIKQEYLIDEIKSFLTS, encoded by the exons ATGTCCGCTCCCGCCAAGAGGCGCtgccgcggccccgccgccgaCCTGGACTCCAGCTTCCAGAAGCGCCTCAGGAAGATCTCCATCGAGGGCAATATCG cagctggaaagtCTACGCTCGTCAGGCTGCTCGAGAAGCACAGCGATGAGTGGGAGGTGATCCCTGAGCCCATCGCCAAGTGGTGCAACATCCAGACCAGTGAGGATGAGTGCAAG gaACTTTCAACATCTCAGAAGAGTGGAGGAAACCTACTTCAAATGCTGTATGATAAACCTACAAGATGGGCTTATACTTTTCAGACCTACGCCTGCTTGAGCCGAGTAAGGGCACAGCTAAAACCCATCTCAGCCAAGCTGCATGAAGCAGAACATCCAGTGCAATTTTTTGAGAGATCTGTGTACAGTGACAG GTATGTGTTTGCTTCTAACCTGTTTGAATCTGGAAACATCAATGAAACAGAGTGGGCTATCTATCAGGACTGGCACTCATGGCTTTTAAATCAGTTTCAATCTGAAATAGAACTGGATGGCATCATCTACCTAAGGACCACACCTCAG aaatgcatggAAAGACTAcagaagaggggaagaaaagaggaggaaggaattgACCTCGAGTATTTGGAAAACCTCCACTATAAACATGAGACCTGGCTTTATGAAAAAACTATGAG AGTTGATTTTGAGAACCTTAAAGAGATTCCCATTCTAGTTTTGGATGttaatgaagattttaaaaatgataaaattaaaCAGGAGTACCTGATTGATGAG atCAAATCTTTCCTGACTTCTTAA
- the DCK2 gene encoding deoxycytidine kinase 2 isoform X1 — MAARAAPRRPRYVLIARTQPRCCRLAPFSQKELSTSQKSGGNLLQMLYDKPTRWAYTFQTYACLSRVRAQLKPISAKLHEAEHPVQFFERSVYSDRYVFASNLFESGNINETEWAIYQDWHSWLLNQFQSEIELDGIIYLRTTPQKCMERLQKRGRKEEEGIDLEYLENLHYKHETWLYEKTMRVDFENLKEIPILVLDVNEDFKNDKIKQEYLIDEIKSFLTS; from the exons ATGGCGGCGCGGGCCGCCCCGCGAAGGCCCCGCTACGTCCTTATCGCCCGGACCCAGCCCCGGTGCTGCAGATTAGCACCGTTTTCTCAGAAG gaACTTTCAACATCTCAGAAGAGTGGAGGAAACCTACTTCAAATGCTGTATGATAAACCTACAAGATGGGCTTATACTTTTCAGACCTACGCCTGCTTGAGCCGAGTAAGGGCACAGCTAAAACCCATCTCAGCCAAGCTGCATGAAGCAGAACATCCAGTGCAATTTTTTGAGAGATCTGTGTACAGTGACAG GTATGTGTTTGCTTCTAACCTGTTTGAATCTGGAAACATCAATGAAACAGAGTGGGCTATCTATCAGGACTGGCACTCATGGCTTTTAAATCAGTTTCAATCTGAAATAGAACTGGATGGCATCATCTACCTAAGGACCACACCTCAG aaatgcatggAAAGACTAcagaagaggggaagaaaagaggaggaaggaattgACCTCGAGTATTTGGAAAACCTCCACTATAAACATGAGACCTGGCTTTATGAAAAAACTATGAG AGTTGATTTTGAGAACCTTAAAGAGATTCCCATTCTAGTTTTGGATGttaatgaagattttaaaaatgataaaattaaaCAGGAGTACCTGATTGATGAG atCAAATCTTTCCTGACTTCTTAA